A region of Desulfolithobacter dissulfuricans DNA encodes the following proteins:
- a CDS encoding DEAD/DEAH box helicase, with product MTVETVSTFHQLALNASLLKTLEDVGYETPTPIQIQTIPLLLEGRDVLGQAQTGTGKTAAFALPILSRLNLRPKDPQVLVLTPTRELAIQVAEAFQKYARNLKGFRVVPIYGGQDYRGQIRALQRGVHVVVGTPGRVMDHMRRGTLKLGNLGALVLDEADEMLRMGFIDDVEWILDQTPADRQIALFSATMPQQIRRIAKKHLTDHAEITIKVKTSTADTIRQRYWPVKGMGKIDALTRILEAEPFDGVLIFVRTRTATVELAEKLEARGYAAAPLSGDIAQNQRERTVNMLKKGTLDILVATDVAARGLDVERISHVINFDIPYDTESYVHRIGRTGRAGRQGDAILFVTSRERRMLHAIEKATRKKIQVMELPTTKMVNDQRILRFKQRISETLASEDLSFFSQLVEEYQKEHDVPSRKIAAALAHLVQGDTPFLLQSKPRHKAKTSRNKEEGRTPRSREPITKDEAPPEKGMERYRIEVGHAHQVQPGNIVGAIANEAGLDSQHIGRINIQETFTLVDLPEGMPRDIFRILKKVWVSGQQLKISRLGQKKNTGKANHVKTRGKARRRDNTIPKRSNRKKMAESELSPS from the coding sequence ATGACCGTCGAGACCGTAAGCACGTTTCATCAGCTGGCGCTGAATGCATCCCTATTGAAAACCCTGGAAGATGTGGGCTACGAAACGCCCACCCCCATCCAGATCCAGACTATTCCCCTGCTCCTTGAAGGCCGAGACGTCCTCGGCCAGGCCCAGACCGGCACCGGCAAGACCGCTGCTTTTGCCCTGCCCATCCTTTCCAGGTTGAACCTCAGGCCAAAAGATCCCCAGGTGCTGGTCCTGACCCCCACCCGGGAGCTGGCCATCCAGGTGGCGGAGGCCTTTCAAAAATACGCCAGGAACCTGAAAGGATTCCGGGTGGTACCGATTTACGGTGGCCAGGACTACCGGGGCCAGATCCGTGCCCTGCAACGCGGCGTGCATGTGGTGGTGGGCACACCCGGCCGGGTGATGGATCATATGCGTCGTGGCACGTTAAAGCTGGGGAACCTCGGTGCATTGGTACTGGACGAAGCCGACGAGATGCTGCGCATGGGTTTTATCGACGACGTGGAGTGGATCCTGGACCAGACCCCGGCGGACAGGCAGATTGCCCTGTTTTCAGCCACCATGCCCCAGCAGATCCGTCGGATTGCCAAGAAACACCTGACCGACCACGCCGAGATCACCATCAAAGTCAAAACCTCGACCGCCGATACCATCCGCCAGCGGTACTGGCCGGTCAAGGGCATGGGCAAGATCGACGCCCTGACCAGGATCCTGGAAGCCGAACCTTTTGACGGGGTGCTCATCTTTGTCCGTACCAGAACAGCCACCGTGGAACTGGCAGAAAAACTGGAAGCGCGCGGCTACGCCGCCGCCCCGCTGAGCGGTGATATCGCCCAGAACCAGCGCGAACGCACGGTGAACATGCTGAAAAAAGGCACCCTGGATATTCTCGTGGCCACCGATGTGGCGGCCCGGGGCCTGGACGTGGAGCGGATCAGCCACGTGATCAACTTCGATATTCCCTACGATACCGAATCCTATGTCCACCGCATCGGCCGGACCGGGAGGGCCGGACGCCAGGGTGACGCCATCCTCTTTGTCACCTCGAGGGAGCGGAGGATGCTGCACGCCATCGAAAAGGCCACCCGCAAAAAAATTCAGGTCATGGAACTGCCGACAACCAAAATGGTAAACGACCAGCGAATCCTGCGCTTCAAACAGCGGATCAGCGAAACCCTGGCCAGCGAAGACCTGAGTTTCTTTTCACAACTGGTGGAAGAGTATCAAAAGGAACATGATGTCCCGTCCCGGAAAATCGCCGCGGCCCTGGCTCACCTGGTGCAGGGCGACACCCCCTTTCTCCTGCAGAGCAAACCGCGGCACAAGGCAAAAACCAGCCGGAATAAAGAAGAAGGGAGAACTCCCAGAAGCCGTGAGCCCATTACAAAGGATGAGGCCCCGCCCGAAAAGGGCATGGAACGGTACCGCATCGAAGTAGGCCATGCCCATCAGGTGCAGCCTGGCAACATTGTCGGCGCCATTGCCAACGAGGCCGGTCTCGACAGTCAGCACATCGGCCGGATCAATATCCAGGAAACCTTCACCCTGGTCGACCTGCCCGAAGGCATGCCCAGGGATATCTTCAGGATCTTGAAAAAAGTCTGGGTCTCGGGCCAGCAGTTAAAGATTTCCCGCCTGGGACAGAAGAAAAATACCGGAAAAGCGAATCATGTGAAAACGAGAGGAAAAGCGCGCCGAAGAGACAACACCATACCTAAAAGAAGCAACAGGAAAAAAATGGCAGAAAGTGAACTTTCTCCTTCATAA
- a CDS encoding LysE family translocator, with amino-acid sequence MMVLAASPGPGVFATVARSLASGFRPALAVILGIVVGDIIYLLFAIFGLSIVARSLEQLFIFVRIAGGIYLFWLGLKIWFSKPPEKVSQQLLASPSRPGNILSGLVITLSNPKVVLFYCGFLPTFIDLSVLELPDIFLIGSVVTIVLSAVLMTYAYMASRARQLFSSQKAVKRLNRSAGGVMMATGVTIAAKG; translated from the coding sequence ATGATGGTGCTTGCCGCCAGTCCCGGTCCCGGTGTTTTTGCCACCGTGGCCAGGTCTCTTGCCTCTGGATTCCGACCCGCCCTGGCGGTGATTCTCGGGATCGTTGTCGGGGATATTATCTATCTGCTGTTCGCGATCTTTGGGCTATCCATTGTTGCCAGGTCTCTGGAACAGCTCTTCATTTTTGTGCGAATCGCTGGCGGTATCTATCTTTTCTGGCTCGGGCTGAAAATCTGGTTTTCAAAGCCGCCGGAGAAAGTATCGCAACAACTGCTCGCTTCGCCTTCACGACCAGGAAACATCCTGAGCGGCCTTGTGATCACCCTGTCCAACCCAAAAGTCGTTTTGTTTTACTGTGGTTTCCTGCCAACATTTATCGACCTCTCTGTTCTGGAACTTCCTGATATCTTCCTGATCGGATCTGTTGTCACCATCGTGTTGAGCGCTGTGCTGATGACCTATGCGTACATGGCCAGTCGCGCCCGGCAATTATTTTCCAGCCAGAAGGCGGTAAAAAGACTGAATCGCTCTGCCGGAGGCGTGATGATGGCAACAGGAGTCACGATTGCAGCCAAGGGATAA
- the aroA gene encoding 3-phosphoshikimate 1-carboxyvinyltransferase, whose protein sequence is MIEIQPVDVIDATVEVPGSKSLTQRALIAAALARGTSRLVGPLASEDTAYTMAALRAMGIACDDSDPRTWIVKGSGGVIKAPEQDIFLGNNGTATRFLTSVAALGQGRFRITGDERMAERPIAPLMEALRGWDVDIESDADNGCPPLSINGSGLAGGRTVLPEGRSSQYLSSLLLVAPYARQQAELEVQGEVLSRPYVEMTLAVMADFGIRVEAAPSLTFFRIPQGCYQGMEYRIEGDASGASYFWAAAAVTGGRVTVANVPVPSLQGDAHLVPLLARMGCEVTKSGDGITVEGPEKQKLSGIEVDMGNMPDVAPTLAVVAAFAEGTTVINNVAHLRIKECDRLSAMVTELRKMGAEVEEEPDRMIIHGHGGRDLHGAEIETYHDHRIAMCFGVAGLRVPGVRITGEDCVKKSFPDFWQRFDQLTDRPVVVRT, encoded by the coding sequence ATGATTGAAATACAGCCTGTTGATGTCATTGATGCTACTGTTGAAGTTCCGGGCTCCAAGAGCCTGACCCAGCGGGCCCTGATTGCCGCGGCACTGGCCAGGGGAACCTCCAGACTGGTCGGGCCGCTGGCCAGCGAGGATACCGCCTATACCATGGCGGCCCTGCGGGCCATGGGCATAGCCTGTGATGACTCCGATCCCCGGACATGGATCGTAAAGGGGAGTGGCGGCGTCATCAAGGCACCGGAGCAGGATATTTTTCTTGGCAATAATGGCACAGCCACCCGTTTTCTCACCTCGGTTGCCGCGCTTGGTCAGGGACGTTTTCGGATTACCGGGGATGAACGGATGGCCGAGCGTCCCATTGCCCCGCTCATGGAGGCGTTGCGGGGCTGGGATGTGGACATTGAAAGCGATGCGGACAACGGCTGCCCGCCACTGAGCATCAATGGTTCCGGGCTGGCCGGAGGCCGGACCGTGCTGCCCGAGGGAAGATCGAGCCAGTATCTCTCTTCCCTGCTGCTCGTCGCCCCTTATGCCCGGCAGCAGGCCGAGCTGGAGGTACAGGGAGAAGTCCTGTCCCGGCCCTATGTGGAAATGACTCTGGCGGTGATGGCTGATTTTGGTATCCGGGTAGAGGCCGCACCTTCACTCACCTTTTTCCGCATTCCGCAGGGCTGTTATCAGGGCATGGAATACCGGATTGAAGGGGATGCTTCCGGGGCCTCCTACTTCTGGGCCGCTGCGGCTGTGACTGGTGGCCGGGTCACGGTGGCCAATGTGCCGGTGCCTTCCCTCCAGGGTGATGCCCATCTGGTCCCGCTCCTGGCCCGCATGGGGTGTGAGGTGACGAAGTCCGGCGACGGCATAACCGTGGAAGGCCCTGAAAAACAGAAGCTGTCAGGCATCGAGGTGGACATGGGCAACATGCCTGACGTGGCCCCGACTCTGGCCGTGGTGGCCGCCTTTGCCGAGGGCACCACGGTGATCAACAACGTTGCTCATCTGCGGATCAAGGAATGCGACCGGCTCAGTGCCATGGTCACCGAACTGCGCAAGATGGGGGCCGAGGTGGAGGAAGAGCCGGACCGGATGATCATCCATGGCCATGGCGGCCGCGATCTGCACGGGGCGGAAATAGAAACCTACCATGACCACCGTATCGCCATGTGCTTTGGTGTGGCCGGCCTGCGGGTGCCCGGCGTGCGGATAACCGGCGAAGATTGTGTGAAAAAATCATTTCCGGATTTCTGGCAGCGCTTCGACCAGCTGACAGACCGTCCCGTCGTGGTCAGAACCTGA
- a CDS encoding shikimate dehydrogenase: MQIDGKTLLHGIIGNPVRHSLSPAMHNAAFAALEMNRVYVPMEVADPREGVAALRTLGFIGVSVTVPHKETILAALDEIDPVASRIGAVNTLLLRKKEETEEIIVRGFNTDWVGSNMALAEKMRLAGSKVLVIGAGGAAKAVGFGLREAGAAVIITNRTEQRGRELASWLDASFVPFAEVDAVRADALVNTTSVGMEPDVEAIPLDPGLLGHFKVVMDIVYAPLQTRLLREAAAVGCQTIDGLAMLLYQGAAQFRIWTGIQPPLDVMRRALEEELCLRKKRKHD, translated from the coding sequence ATGCAGATTGACGGCAAGACACTCCTGCACGGGATCATCGGTAATCCGGTGCGCCATTCACTCAGCCCGGCCATGCATAATGCGGCGTTTGCAGCCCTGGAGATGAACCGGGTCTACGTTCCCATGGAGGTTGCCGATCCCCGTGAGGGTGTGGCCGCTCTGCGGACGCTTGGTTTTATCGGGGTCTCGGTCACCGTGCCCCACAAGGAGACTATCCTTGCGGCCCTTGATGAGATCGATCCCGTGGCCAGCCGGATCGGCGCGGTCAATACCCTGCTGCTGAGGAAGAAAGAAGAGACAGAAGAAATTATTGTCCGGGGATTCAACACGGACTGGGTGGGGTCCAACATGGCTCTTGCCGAAAAGATGCGCCTGGCTGGCTCCAAAGTCCTCGTCATCGGAGCCGGGGGAGCAGCCAAGGCCGTGGGATTTGGTTTGCGAGAGGCCGGGGCTGCGGTCATCATTACCAATAGAACCGAGCAGCGCGGCCGGGAGCTGGCCAGCTGGCTTGATGCTTCTTTTGTGCCTTTTGCCGAAGTTGATGCGGTCCGGGCCGATGCCCTGGTCAATACCACCTCTGTCGGGATGGAGCCGGATGTTGAGGCCATTCCCCTTGATCCGGGACTGCTTGGTCACTTTAAGGTGGTGATGGATATTGTCTATGCGCCATTGCAGACCCGGTTGTTGCGGGAAGCGGCAGCAGTCGGCTGCCAGACCATCGATGGCCTGGCCATGCTGCTGTACCAGGGCGCGGCCCAGTTTCGTATCTGGACCGGGATCCAGCCACCCCTTGATGTCATGCGCCGGGCCCTGGAAGAAGAGTTATGCTTAAGGAAAAAAAGAAAACATGATTGA
- the aroD gene encoding type I 3-dehydroquinate dehydratase, which translates to MEKRGKICVSLAGADAAAIASAVQPVLDLVDVVEVRLDAMTNPEVEKCCALIRKPLLFTNRPIWEGGQFGGTEEERVAPLLTAIRARAAWVDLELRADGALRRSLLSAAVESGTKVIISWHDFTGTPSRESLDALLAQMMESGCHVGKIVTTAKSEADVLRVLALQEQAMADGFPLSCFCMGAPGRISRFATLYLGGYMTYGALDAAQATAPGQLTVRQLHAMTQLFEDTNAD; encoded by the coding sequence ATGGAAAAGCGGGGTAAGATCTGTGTTTCCCTGGCCGGGGCAGATGCGGCGGCGATTGCCAGCGCTGTGCAGCCCGTGCTGGACCTGGTGGACGTTGTCGAGGTCCGGCTGGACGCCATGACCAATCCTGAAGTGGAAAAATGCTGCGCCCTGATCCGAAAACCACTGCTTTTTACCAACAGACCCATCTGGGAAGGCGGGCAGTTTGGCGGTACGGAGGAGGAACGGGTCGCGCCCCTGCTGACCGCAATCCGTGCCCGGGCCGCCTGGGTGGATCTGGAACTGCGGGCCGACGGGGCGCTGCGCCGGTCACTGCTGTCGGCTGCCGTGGAGTCCGGGACAAAGGTTATTATTTCCTGGCATGATTTTACCGGAACCCCATCCCGGGAGAGCCTGGATGCACTGCTCGCGCAAATGATGGAAAGTGGCTGCCATGTAGGCAAGATCGTGACCACGGCGAAAAGCGAAGCGGATGTGCTGCGGGTCCTGGCGCTTCAGGAACAAGCCATGGCTGATGGTTTTCCGCTATCCTGTTTCTGTATGGGCGCGCCCGGCCGCATAAGCCGCTTCGCTACTCTCTATCTCGGTGGGTACATGACCTACGGGGCGCTCGATGCAGCCCAGGCCACAGCTCCGGGACAGCTTACCGTGCGGCAGCTCCACGCCATGACGCAACTTTTTGAGGATACCAATGCAGATTGA
- a CDS encoding dihydroorotate dehydrogenase produces MDPVSAKNDMDLRVRIGDLRLPNPVLTASGTFGYGREFAHLVDLHRLGGIVVKGISLEPRPGNPPPRIVETACGMLNAIGLENVGVERFVGEKLPWLRETGARIIVNILGDSVDEYARLAGRLAGVEGISGLEVNISCPNVKRGGVAFGTVPEMAASVTEAVKAESDVMVIVKLSPNVTDIVQMARAVEEAGADAVSLINTLIGMAIDIESRRPALANVIGGLSGPAIKPVALRMVYQVASSVRIPVIGIGGITTADDAIEFLLAGATAVQVGTANFYQPSAAEEIIDGITEYLARHGHLSVREIIGGLQTGKE; encoded by the coding sequence ATGGACCCTGTAAGCGCGAAAAATGATATGGATCTGCGGGTGCGGATCGGCGACTTGAGGTTGCCAAATCCTGTACTCACGGCCTCTGGTACCTTTGGTTATGGCCGGGAATTCGCTCATCTGGTGGATCTGCACCGGCTTGGCGGCATTGTGGTCAAGGGCATTTCCCTGGAACCACGTCCCGGCAATCCGCCCCCCCGGATCGTCGAGACAGCTTGCGGCATGCTCAATGCCATTGGCCTGGAAAATGTCGGGGTGGAACGCTTTGTTGGCGAAAAGCTTCCCTGGCTGCGCGAGACCGGGGCCAGGATCATCGTCAATATCCTGGGTGACAGCGTGGATGAATATGCCCGGCTGGCTGGCCGGCTGGCCGGAGTCGAAGGTATCAGTGGACTGGAGGTCAACATCTCGTGCCCCAATGTGAAAAGGGGTGGGGTGGCCTTTGGCACGGTCCCGGAAATGGCCGCGTCGGTTACCGAGGCGGTCAAGGCCGAATCGGACGTGATGGTGATCGTCAAGCTGTCCCCCAACGTGACCGACATCGTGCAGATGGCCCGGGCCGTGGAAGAGGCCGGGGCGGACGCGGTGTCGCTTATAAACACCCTGATCGGCATGGCCATTGATATCGAGTCCCGCCGGCCGGCGCTGGCCAATGTGATCGGTGGTCTCTCCGGACCGGCGATCAAGCCGGTGGCTCTGCGCATGGTCTACCAGGTTGCTTCCAGCGTACGGATACCTGTCATCGGCATCGGCGGTATCACCACGGCGGACGACGCCATCGAGTTTCTGCTCGCCGGGGCCACTGCTGTGCAGGTGGGTACAGCCAATTTTTATCAGCCCTCTGCTGCCGAAGAGATTATTGATGGGATCACAGAGTATCTCGCAAGGCACGGTCATCTTTCGGTACGGGAAATCATCGGCGGTCTGCAGACAGGGAAGGAGTGA
- a CDS encoding dihydroorotate dehydrogenase electron transfer subunit, which yields MSEFQEKSRIVRIESLTPVIHRLTLHAPRIAGQAFPGQFVMVRVSPTFDPLLRRPLSIHQVSSDGTVQLLFKVVGQGTRLLAGMRTGDYLDMVGPLGRGFTLERDEPFCLVGGGMGIAPLYFLAKRLLQISRHPESTVLLGARTGSELLPLEQEFLRLGCPVHSATDDGSYGHHGFVTELLDDLLARVRRVYVCGPFPMMRIAAMKCLERGVACEVSLETHMACGLGACLGCTMMGGDGAYMHVCKDGPVFPAEKVAWTL from the coding sequence ATGTCTGAGTTCCAGGAAAAATCCCGTATTGTCCGCATTGAATCGCTGACACCGGTTATCCACCGGCTGACCCTGCATGCCCCCCGGATTGCCGGCCAGGCCTTTCCCGGTCAGTTTGTCATGGTCCGCGTCAGCCCGACCTTTGATCCCCTGCTCCGGCGGCCGCTTTCCATCCATCAGGTGTCCTCGGACGGGACCGTGCAGCTCCTTTTCAAGGTGGTGGGCCAGGGTACACGGTTGCTGGCCGGGATGCGGACCGGCGATTATCTGGACATGGTCGGGCCGCTGGGCCGCGGTTTTACCCTCGAGCGGGATGAGCCGTTCTGTCTCGTCGGCGGTGGTATGGGCATTGCCCCGCTCTATTTCCTCGCCAAGCGACTTCTGCAGATCAGCCGGCATCCCGAGTCCACCGTGCTGCTCGGCGCCCGGACCGGTTCGGAACTGCTCCCCCTGGAACAGGAGTTTCTCCGCCTGGGATGTCCGGTACACAGTGCCACCGATGATGGCAGTTACGGCCATCACGGTTTTGTCACCGAACTGCTCGATGATCTCCTGGCCAGGGTCAGAAGGGTGTATGTCTGTGGCCCGTTTCCCATGATGCGGATTGCGGCCATGAAATGTCTGGAAAGGGGCGTGGCCTGTGAGGTGTCGCTGGAGACCCACATGGCCTGTGGTCTCGGGGCCTGTCTGGGCTGTACGATGATGGGCGGTGATGGCGCGTATATGCATGTGTGCAAGGATGGACCGGTGTTCCCGGCGGAAAAGGTGGCATGGACCCTGTAA
- a CDS encoding prepilin peptidase has product MTDTLLLFFVFLFGSVVGSFLNVVILRLPEDDASIAFPPSHCPRCKTPICWYDNIPVVSYLVLRGKCRRCGQRISLQYPLVELCMGLLSMALFHRFGPGFDFAYYFVFLAALLVIIFIDIHHQIIPDVISLPGIILGFCGSFFADNVSWTQSGLGILLGGGLLYGVALGYYLLTRREGMGGGDIKLLAMIGAFLGWQSLLSVVFISSFTGSIIGIAAMVRQGKGGQTRIPFGPFLAVAAMTYLFFNQEILLLWKRYLGAVSGS; this is encoded by the coding sequence ATGACAGACACCCTGTTGCTCTTTTTCGTCTTCCTCTTCGGCAGCGTGGTGGGGTCATTTTTAAACGTCGTCATCCTCAGACTTCCGGAGGACGACGCCTCCATCGCCTTTCCACCCTCCCACTGCCCACGGTGCAAGACCCCTATCTGCTGGTACGATAATATACCCGTTGTCAGCTACCTTGTCCTGCGGGGAAAATGCAGGCGCTGCGGTCAGCGGATCTCCCTGCAGTATCCCCTGGTGGAACTGTGCATGGGGCTGCTCTCCATGGCGCTTTTCCACAGGTTTGGGCCGGGCTTTGATTTCGCCTATTATTTCGTTTTTCTGGCTGCCCTGCTGGTGATCATCTTCATCGACATCCACCACCAGATCATACCGGACGTGATCAGCCTGCCCGGCATCATCCTTGGTTTCTGCGGCTCCTTTTTCGCCGATAACGTGAGCTGGACCCAATCCGGGCTCGGCATTCTCCTCGGCGGCGGCCTGCTGTACGGGGTGGCCCTTGGCTACTACCTGCTGACCCGGAGAGAGGGCATGGGCGGCGGCGACATAAAGCTCCTGGCCATGATCGGCGCCTTCCTGGGCTGGCAGAGTCTCTTAAGTGTGGTCTTTATCAGCTCGTTCACCGGCTCCATAATCGGCATCGCAGCCATGGTAAGGCAGGGCAAGGGAGGACAGACCAGGATTCCTTTCGGGCCCTTTCTGGCCGTGGCCGCCATGACCTACCTCTTTTTCAACCAGGAGATTCTCCTGCTCTGGAAGCGCTACCTGGGTGCGGTCTCCGGCAGCTGA
- a CDS encoding flavodoxin family protein, producing MDTSQGQAKKVLLLYFSFSSQTKNLLQALSDGLEDHNVLIARERLRPVTKLRFPIGTIPRTIWLMLLTFFRKRVPIHPLSEQAFADYDLIILAGPTWSYNPSGPVLALFDRDGKKLFSNKKVLPLISCRGYWRMHWWGLKALLKKCRANVVNRIVFTHPNPEPWRTLGVFLKLAGRTPERNSWMSRYYRKYGHTRDQLAQARSCGDRLGAALENNEDLSALHFEVD from the coding sequence ATGGATACTTCGCAGGGACAGGCAAAAAAAGTCCTGCTACTCTACTTTTCCTTTTCCAGCCAGACCAAGAATCTTCTTCAGGCGCTGAGCGACGGACTGGAAGACCATAATGTTTTGATTGCCAGGGAACGACTTCGTCCGGTTACCAAGCTGCGTTTTCCCATCGGCACGATTCCCCGGACCATTTGGCTCATGCTGCTCACCTTTTTCCGCAAGCGGGTACCCATTCACCCCTTAAGTGAGCAGGCCTTTGCTGACTATGACCTGATTATCCTCGCAGGGCCTACCTGGTCCTATAATCCATCAGGACCGGTGCTGGCCCTGTTTGACCGGGATGGGAAGAAACTATTCTCCAACAAAAAGGTGCTGCCGCTGATTTCCTGCCGGGGATACTGGCGCATGCACTGGTGGGGGCTGAAGGCGCTTCTGAAAAAATGCCGTGCCAACGTGGTCAACCGGATCGTCTTCACCCACCCCAACCCCGAACCCTGGCGGACGCTGGGCGTGTTTCTCAAGCTTGCCGGCCGGACCCCGGAACGCAACTCCTGGATGTCGAGATATTATCGAAAATACGGCCATACCCGCGATCAGCTGGCCCAGGCCCGCTCCTGTGGCGACCGTCTTGGTGCTGCCCTCGAGAACAATGAAGATCTCTCGGCCCTGCATTTTGAGGTCGACTGA
- the dsrP gene encoding sulfate reduction electron transfer complex DsrMKJOP subunit DsrP, whose amino-acid sequence MFEKALKGNNYYWIWLAFLGSLMAIGAFCYVRQFNYGLGLTGMSRDVSWGLYISQFTFLVGVAAGGVMLVLPYYVHNFKAFGRITILGEFLAIAALLMCLTFIVADLGQPMRMLNVILHAQPRSMLFYDMIVLNGYLFLNILCGWVILTAERKQVPPPKWIYIFVYISIPFAISIHTVTAMLYCGLPGRHFWLSAIIAPRFLASAFAAGPALIVVAALILKRVANFDAGKKAIDKMVTIIIYAALTNAFFVILEFFVGYYSNIPGHKHTLQYLFFGLEHNGHVYNNLVPFMWAFVALGIAGVALLAIPYSRKKNEFLLGLGCVMLFVSLWLDKGIGFVLGGFVPTPLEEITEYYPTANEIFITIGVWAMGFFVLTILYKIAVGVEHEIEA is encoded by the coding sequence ATGTTTGAAAAAGCGCTAAAAGGAAACAACTACTACTGGATCTGGCTGGCCTTTCTGGGATCCCTGATGGCCATCGGTGCGTTCTGCTACGTACGCCAGTTCAACTACGGTCTTGGTCTGACCGGTATGAGCAGGGATGTATCCTGGGGACTCTATATCTCCCAGTTTACCTTTCTGGTCGGTGTGGCAGCCGGAGGTGTGATGCTGGTGCTGCCCTACTACGTGCATAACTTCAAGGCTTTTGGCCGGATCACCATCCTTGGTGAATTCCTTGCCATTGCCGCTCTGCTCATGTGTCTGACCTTCATTGTTGCGGACCTTGGTCAGCCCATGCGGATGCTCAACGTCATCCTGCATGCCCAGCCCCGATCCATGCTGTTCTATGATATGATCGTTCTGAACGGCTATCTGTTCCTCAACATCCTCTGCGGCTGGGTGATCCTCACCGCTGAGCGGAAACAGGTACCGCCGCCGAAATGGATCTACATCTTTGTCTACATCTCGATTCCGTTCGCCATCTCGATCCATACGGTCACGGCCATGCTCTACTGCGGTCTGCCTGGACGGCATTTCTGGCTCTCCGCCATCATCGCCCCGCGGTTCCTGGCCTCGGCCTTCGCCGCTGGTCCGGCCCTGATCGTCGTCGCGGCCCTGATTCTCAAAAGGGTGGCCAATTTCGATGCCGGCAAGAAGGCCATTGACAAGATGGTGACCATCATCATCTATGCCGCACTGACCAATGCCTTCTTTGTTATCCTGGAGTTCTTTGTCGGCTACTACTCCAACATCCCCGGCCACAAGCATACGCTGCAGTACCTGTTCTTTGGCCTGGAACATAATGGCCATGTGTACAACAACCTGGTACCGTTCATGTGGGCATTTGTGGCCCTTGGCATAGCAGGTGTTGCCTTGCTGGCGATCCCCTATTCCCGGAAGAAAAACGAATTCCTCCTCGGGCTCGGTTGCGTGATGCTCTTTGTCTCCCTTTGGCTGGATAAGGGTATCGGCTTTGTCCTCGGTGGCTTTGTGCCGACTCCGCTGGAGGAGATCACCGAGTACTATCCCACTGCCAATGAGATCTTCATCACCATCGGCGTGTGGGCCATGGGCTTCTTTGTCCTCACCATTCTCTACAAAATTGCCGTAGGGGTCGAGCACGAAATCGAAGCCTGA
- the dsrO gene encoding sulfate reduction electron transfer complex DsrMKJOP subunit DsrO, which produces MDKKRRDFLKIAGVSTLAGLGGATVAGRLVSGSSPVQARAAHVVDSAAQEAGHGAPKAEAGGHGATGEVAKSGNRWGMVIDMRKFREHPGLAEKVVHTCHSIHNVPNFPDKKDEIKWIWLMEYENVFPEHSHYFKNKELLDHEVLVMCNHCDNPPCVKACPTRATFKNKDGIVAMDYHRCIGCRFCMAACPYGARSFNWRNPRDYIENYNREFPSRMRGVVEKCNLCAERVALGKQPACVEACGDTKAMIFGNLNDPDSEIRQVLKANYTIQRKPSLGTHPSVFYIV; this is translated from the coding sequence ATGGATAAGAAAAGAAGAGATTTCCTCAAGATCGCCGGAGTTTCCACCCTGGCGGGACTGGGAGGGGCAACGGTCGCCGGCCGGCTGGTATCCGGTTCAAGCCCTGTTCAGGCCCGGGCAGCTCATGTGGTCGATTCTGCAGCGCAGGAGGCCGGTCATGGGGCGCCCAAGGCTGAAGCCGGTGGCCACGGTGCAACCGGGGAGGTTGCAAAGTCCGGTAATCGTTGGGGTATGGTCATTGACATGCGCAAGTTCCGGGAGCATCCCGGGCTGGCCGAAAAGGTCGTCCATACCTGTCATTCCATCCACAACGTTCCCAACTTTCCTGACAAGAAAGATGAGATCAAGTGGATCTGGCTGATGGAATACGAGAACGTATTTCCAGAGCACAGCCACTATTTCAAGAACAAGGAGCTCCTTGATCACGAGGTTCTGGTCATGTGCAACCACTGTGACAATCCGCCTTGCGTAAAGGCCTGTCCGACCAGGGCCACCTTCAAAAACAAGGATGGCATCGTGGCCATGGACTACCATCGCTGTATCGGCTGCCGGTTCTGCATGGCAGCCTGCCCCTACGGCGCCCGGAGCTTCAACTGGCGCAATCCCCGGGATTATATTGAAAACTACAACCGGGAATTTCCTTCCCGGATGCGCGGTGTTGTAGAGAAATGCAATCTTTGCGCTGAACGGGTTGCCCTTGGTAAACAGCCGGCCTGTGTCGAGGCCTGCGGAGACACCAAGGCCATGATTTTCGGGAACCTCAACGATCCCGATTCCGAGATCAGGCAGGTTTTGAAAGCCAACTATACCATTCAGCGTAAGCCTTCACTGGGCACACATCCATCAGTCTTTTATATTGTATGA